In the genome of Candidatus Sysuiplasma jiujiangense, the window ATATGGAAAGGGAATCCTGCCATTTGCTGCAAAATAGTTGACTATGTAGTAATTTTCACCGGTATCTGGTCCCCACACATTGAAGCTCAGCGGCATTATGAGCCTTATCATTAATGAGGCAAAATAAAGCGAAAGTATTGAATAAAAATACCATTTTCCCTCTTTCATCTACCCCGTGAATCGGCCAACTCCTATAAATCCGATGCATATTCGACTCTGCTGTCTTCCATACGCCAGTAATATGTGCCCGATGACCAATATGCCCGACAGTAAAATGGGAAATGTTATGTTATCCCGCTGGCTGCCGGCATGGGCTCTTGCAGCAGTATCTGCAGACGGGTCTGAAAAAAGGCAATTTCTTTATCCTATGTCCCATAATGGTATGGCGGCCCTGTTATGCCGTATCTGAAGGATGTATATCTTGTCCATTACGTAAGGAGTGCTTTCAGCAGATCCAGACCAAGCCAGCCTGAAAGGGATGTATTCAACACGATTCGGATGGATGAAGTCCTTTCAAGGCTAATCATGCATGCTGTTTCGAGCAATTCCATCCGCGCTGCTGAAATCAATGATGTCATAGTTGGGTGCGCCTACCAGCGCGATGAAAACTGGACGTTCGGTGGAAGACACCCTGTATTCCTCTCACACCTGCCGGCTGAGGTCCCTTCTGCAGCCGTCGACAGGGCGTGTTCATCTTCGCTGAACGCGATTTCATTCGGCGCGATGGAAATTATGACCGGCGCAGCCGACATAGTACTCGCCGGCGGGATGGAACATATGACACATGTTCCCCGCCTTTCCAACAGGCTCTGCGAACCCCTCCTGAACGACGCATCCTACTCTTCATACAGAATGGATGTAGGTTATCATATGGGTCTCACCGCCGAGAAACTTGCAAGGGAACGGAATATTGGAAGGGCTGAGATGGATGAATACGCGCTCCGGAGTCACCTGCTCGCGACAGAAGCGCTCGAATCGGGTTTTCTCCAGGGTGAAATACTTCCGATTGAAGTCGGCAGCCCGGATTCCAGGATGGTTGTTGACAGGGACCAGAGCATTAGGGCCGATACAACTTCTGAAAAGCTGGCGGCTCTTCCGCCTGCATTCATGAAGGACGGCCTTATTACTGCGGGCAATTCTTCCCCTCTTAACGCAGGTGCATCGCTGGTAACACTGATGTCAGGGGATAAGATGAATGAGCTGGGTATAAAGCCGCTCGCAAAACTCGTTTCTCTAGGATGGGCGTCAGGTGATCCGTCCATTATGGGCGCAATGGTTGTGCCGGCAATCCGAAAAGCGCTGGAACGCGCTTCCCTGTCGGCTTCGGACGTTGACCTCTGGGAGATAAATGAGGCGTTTTCTGTCGTTGTTCTGAATGCAATCCGTGAGCTGAAGATTGACAGCGGGACCGTGAATGTCAACGGCGGGGCAATCGCGATAGGTCATCCCCTGGGT includes:
- a CDS encoding acetyl-CoA C-acetyltransferase, translated to MPYLKDVYLVHYVRSAFSRSRPSQPERDVFNTIRMDEVLSRLIMHAVSSNSIRAAEINDVIVGCAYQRDENWTFGGRHPVFLSHLPAEVPSAAVDRACSSSLNAISFGAMEIMTGAADIVLAGGMEHMTHVPRLSNRLCEPLLNDASYSSYRMDVGYHMGLTAEKLARERNIGRAEMDEYALRSHLLATEALESGFLQGEILPIEVGSPDSRMVVDRDQSIRADTTSEKLAALPPAFMKDGLITAGNSSPLNAGASLVTLMSGDKMNELGIKPLAKLVSLGWASGDPSIMGAMVVPAIRKALERASLSASDVDLWEINEAFSVVVLNAIRELKIDSGTVNVNGGAIAIGHPLGATGARLAGTLSRMLEAGKGDYGVAAVCVGGGQGYAVVLQRV